A genomic segment from Microbulbifer elongatus encodes:
- the rlmE gene encoding 23S rRNA (uridine(2552)-2'-O)-methyltransferase RlmE, which translates to MGRSKSSHRWLREHFNDHYVKQSQKDGYRSRASYKLQELQEKDRLIKPGMTVVDLGAAPGGWSQVAAELVGHKGRVLASDILPMDALAGVDFVQGDFTEQEVFDELLEKLGEERADLVISDMAPNMSGVRAVDQPASMYLVELAVDMARQTLKSGGAFVAKVFQGEGFDELIRDLRSQYQSVVTRKPGASRPRSREVYVVARGFKG; encoded by the coding sequence ATGGGCCGATCAAAGAGCAGCCACCGCTGGCTGCGCGAACATTTTAACGACCACTACGTCAAACAGTCCCAGAAAGATGGCTACCGTTCCCGTGCCTCTTACAAGCTGCAGGAGCTGCAGGAAAAGGACCGCCTGATCAAACCGGGCATGACCGTTGTGGATCTCGGCGCCGCTCCCGGGGGCTGGTCCCAGGTGGCCGCAGAACTGGTTGGCCACAAAGGCCGGGTTCTTGCATCGGACATTCTGCCCATGGACGCCCTGGCCGGCGTGGACTTTGTGCAGGGAGACTTCACCGAGCAGGAAGTCTTCGATGAGCTGCTGGAAAAGCTCGGCGAAGAGCGCGCCGACCTTGTGATTTCCGATATGGCCCCCAATATGAGTGGAGTGCGCGCTGTCGATCAGCCGGCCTCGATGTATCTGGTGGAGCTGGCGGTGGATATGGCGCGGCAGACCCTCAAGTCAGGTGGCGCTTTTGTGGCCAAAGTCTTCCAGGGCGAAGGATTTGATGAGCTGATTCGCGATCTGCGCAGTCAGTATCAGTCAGTCGTCACCCGCAAGCCCGGTGCATCCCGTCCCCGCTCCCGCGAGGTCTATGTTGTTGCTCGGGGCTTCAAGGGTTAA
- a CDS encoding YhbY family RNA-binding protein, with product MPLNADRKKALRARGHSLKPVVTVADKGLTDGVLEELNRALEDHELIKVKLAVNDRDVRRELITELCAQSKSELVQEIGKIALIFRKAGKPNARLSNLLRP from the coding sequence ATGCCTTTAAACGCTGACCGCAAAAAAGCCTTGCGCGCTCGTGGACATAGCCTCAAACCAGTTGTCACTGTAGCCGACAAAGGACTGACCGACGGGGTGCTCGAGGAGCTGAATCGCGCCCTGGAGGATCACGAACTGATCAAGGTGAAACTGGCGGTCAATGACCGCGATGTGCGCCGCGAACTGATCACCGAATTGTGCGCCCAGAGCAAATCCGAGCTGGTGCAGGAAATCGGCAAAATCGCGCTGATCTTCCGCAAGGCGGGCAAGCCCAACGCGCGCCTGTCCAACCTGCTGCGCCCCTGA
- the pntB gene encoding Re/Si-specific NAD(P)(+) transhydrogenase subunit beta, whose amino-acid sequence MNSVISMAYLFSAVMFILSLGGLSTHETARRGNYYGMVGMAVAIIATVAGITSGAYLPVGIAMGVGAVIGIHLARKVEMTAMPQLVALLHSFVGLAAVLIGWGGYLDPRINLEGAAHIVHNSEIYIGVFIGAITLTGSIVAFGKLQGLISGKPLMLPARHWLNLIALAICVVLGAQFIPADVSNATIINLLVMTGIALLLGIHLIAAIGGADMPVVISMLNSYSGWAAAATGFMLSNDLLIVIGALVGSSGAILSYIMCRGMNRSFISVILGGFGSDGTVASADGEEEGEAVATTHDELADDLKAAKNIVIVPGFGMAVAHAQQAVSDLTDKLRKAGKTVRFGIHPVAGRLPGHMNVLLAEANVPYDIVLEMEEINDDFPETDLVLVIGANDTVNPDAVEKPGSPIAGMPVLEVWKAGKVVVLKRSMASGYAGVSNPLFFKDNSRMLFGDAKESLQSVLGKLNPA is encoded by the coding sequence ATGAATAGTGTAATTTCTATGGCGTATCTGTTCTCCGCGGTGATGTTCATCCTGAGCCTCGGCGGACTGTCCACACACGAAACCGCACGTCGCGGTAACTACTACGGCATGGTGGGTATGGCGGTTGCCATCATCGCCACCGTCGCCGGTATCACTTCCGGCGCTTACCTGCCTGTCGGCATCGCCATGGGCGTGGGTGCGGTGATCGGTATCCACCTGGCGCGCAAGGTCGAAATGACCGCGATGCCGCAGCTGGTAGCTTTGCTGCACAGCTTTGTTGGCCTGGCCGCGGTACTGATCGGTTGGGGTGGTTACCTCGACCCGCGTATCAATCTCGAAGGCGCAGCGCATATCGTGCACAACTCCGAGATTTATATCGGTGTATTTATCGGTGCGATCACCCTGACCGGTTCCATTGTGGCCTTCGGCAAACTGCAGGGGCTGATCTCCGGTAAGCCGCTGATGTTGCCGGCGCGCCACTGGCTGAACCTGATTGCCCTGGCCATCTGTGTGGTGCTCGGTGCCCAGTTCATCCCGGCGGACGTGAGCAATGCCACCATCATCAACCTGCTGGTGATGACCGGTATCGCGCTGCTGCTGGGTATCCACCTGATCGCCGCCATCGGTGGTGCGGATATGCCGGTGGTGATCTCCATGCTGAACAGCTACTCCGGCTGGGCCGCCGCGGCCACCGGCTTTATGCTGAGTAACGACCTGCTGATCGTGATCGGTGCGCTGGTGGGCTCCTCCGGTGCCATCCTCAGCTACATCATGTGTCGCGGTATGAACCGTTCCTTTATCAGTGTGATCCTGGGCGGTTTCGGTTCCGACGGCACCGTGGCCAGCGCCGATGGCGAGGAAGAGGGTGAAGCGGTAGCGACTACCCACGACGAGCTGGCGGACGATCTGAAAGCGGCCAAGAACATCGTCATCGTACCGGGCTTCGGTATGGCGGTCGCCCACGCCCAGCAGGCGGTGAGCGACCTCACCGACAAACTGCGCAAGGCGGGCAAGACCGTACGCTTCGGTATCCACCCGGTTGCCGGCCGTCTGCCCGGGCACATGAACGTACTGCTGGCGGAAGCCAACGTGCCCTATGACATCGTGCTGGAGATGGAAGAGATCAACGACGACTTCCCGGAAACCGACCTGGTACTGGTGATCGGTGCCAACGACACCGTTAACCCGGATGCCGTTGAAAAGCCCGGTTCCCCCATCGCCGGTATGCCGGTGCTTGAAGTGTGGAAGGCCGGCAAAGTGGTGGTGCTGAAGCGCTCCATGGCCTCCGGCTATGCCGGTGTCTCCAACCCGCTGTTCTTCAAGGACAACTCGCGCATGCTGTTTGGCGATGCGAAAGAGAGCCTGCAGAGCGTACTGGGCAAACTGAACCCGGCCTGA
- a CDS encoding Re/Si-specific NAD(P)(+) transhydrogenase subunit alpha — protein sequence MIIAIPKETAPGESRVAATPASVKRLQSLGFDVVIEQGAGEAASFPDAEYEQAGAKLCANAAECLSQAGIVLKVQQPTDAELDLIPSGATLVAFLKPAQNEALLKKFADKNINALAVESIPRISRAQKMDALSSMANIAGYRAVIEAAHEFGRFFTGQITAAGKIPPAKVLVIGAGVAGLSAIGTAKSMGAIVRAFDTRPEVREQVESMGAEFLTVEIEEDGSGTGGYAKQMSKEFIEAEMALFREQAKEVDIVITTALIPGKPAPKLWLADMVETMAEGSVVVDLAAEMGGNCDFTEADKKVVKSGVTILGYTNLASRAATQSSTLYATNLCHLLTDMTPEKNGEIVIDFEDEAVRGATVVKEGEITWPPPAPKISAAPQQKKPEPQIEVEPKPEKKSSPLSLVAFWAVAGLLLLALGKSAPADFVAHFTVFVLSIFIGWQVIWNVSHALHTPLMSVTNAISGIVIIGALFQVGATGSFLVTVMAFIAVLFASINIFGGFFVTHRMLKMFRR from the coding sequence GTGATTATTGCCATACCAAAGGAGACCGCGCCTGGAGAGTCGCGGGTCGCGGCAACGCCAGCCAGCGTAAAGCGTTTGCAGTCGCTGGGCTTTGACGTTGTGATCGAACAGGGGGCCGGCGAAGCAGCCAGCTTCCCGGATGCCGAATACGAACAGGCCGGTGCCAAGCTGTGTGCGAATGCCGCCGAGTGCCTGAGCCAGGCGGGTATCGTACTGAAAGTACAGCAGCCCACTGACGCGGAGCTGGACCTGATCCCCAGCGGCGCCACCCTGGTGGCCTTCCTCAAGCCGGCGCAGAACGAAGCACTGCTGAAGAAGTTCGCCGACAAGAACATCAACGCGCTGGCGGTGGAATCCATTCCACGTATTTCCCGCGCACAGAAGATGGACGCTCTGAGCTCCATGGCCAACATCGCCGGTTACCGCGCGGTGATCGAGGCGGCCCACGAGTTCGGTCGTTTCTTTACCGGCCAGATCACTGCCGCCGGCAAGATTCCGCCGGCCAAGGTGCTGGTGATCGGCGCCGGTGTTGCGGGTCTTTCCGCCATCGGTACCGCCAAGAGCATGGGTGCCATCGTGCGCGCCTTCGATACCCGCCCGGAAGTACGCGAGCAGGTCGAATCCATGGGTGCGGAATTCCTCACCGTGGAAATCGAGGAAGACGGCTCCGGCACTGGCGGTTACGCCAAGCAGATGTCCAAGGAGTTTATCGAAGCGGAGATGGCCCTGTTCCGCGAACAGGCCAAGGAAGTGGATATCGTCATCACCACCGCACTGATCCCCGGTAAGCCTGCGCCAAAACTGTGGCTGGCGGACATGGTGGAAACCATGGCCGAAGGTTCCGTGGTTGTGGACCTGGCGGCGGAAATGGGCGGTAACTGTGACTTTACCGAAGCGGACAAGAAAGTCGTCAAGAGCGGCGTGACCATTCTCGGTTACACCAACTTGGCGAGCCGCGCGGCCACCCAGTCCTCCACCCTGTACGCCACCAACCTGTGTCACCTGCTGACCGACATGACGCCGGAGAAAAATGGCGAGATCGTCATCGACTTTGAAGACGAAGCGGTTCGCGGTGCCACCGTGGTGAAGGAGGGCGAAATCACCTGGCCGCCGCCCGCGCCAAAAATCTCTGCCGCGCCCCAGCAGAAAAAGCCGGAGCCGCAGATTGAAGTGGAGCCGAAGCCGGAGAAGAAATCCTCTCCGCTTTCCCTGGTGGCCTTCTGGGCCGTTGCTGGCCTGCTGTTGCTGGCCCTGGGTAAATCCGCCCCGGCGGACTTCGTGGCCCACTTTACCGTGTTTGTGCTGTCCATCTTTATCGGCTGGCAGGTGATCTGGAACGTATCCCACGCCCTGCACACTCCGCTGATGAGTGTGACCAACGCCATCTCCGGCATCGTGATCATCGGTGCCCTGTTTCAGGTGGGGGCCACCGGTTCCTTCCTGGTGACTGTAATGGCGTTTATCGCGGTACTGTTTGCCAGTATCAACATCTTCGGTGGCTTCTTCGTAACCCACCGTATGCTGAAAATGTTCCGTCGATAA